A region from the Gavia stellata isolate bGavSte3 chromosome 2, bGavSte3.hap2, whole genome shotgun sequence genome encodes:
- the C2H6orf163 gene encoding uncharacterized protein C6orf163 homolog codes for MIRSPDLDSFLCCAVCSKIIPPPPSKATFDRIREYKPFRTRYYTHRDILEIGASIEQEQHKKKEAEIQECIEKMKAELWSQAETHKKDAVDKALKEAAANHSAFVQDLKQKLGKELREEVRKAKAEMQQYMEGEQKREAEAAEQRMAHRLHCALMECAREKMQAVAEARKQEREAALKEAARQHRKHLEQLREESMLAEERYHKSIEQLNKEKCHEINIALSITRKENQIETEKQLKEAETLHLDELQKVMVTLKAAEEQVKTLTQKLEKMTDWKESLETEIQATRQAFQKYIDATFPHLSPGQADFILPFRKAFEQKDTPEEAEDSNKEYKRTNIRTVRFTAMGKQHYK; via the exons ATGATTAGAAGTCCCGATCTGGACTCCTTTCTTTGTTGTGCTGTATGTTCAAAAATAATACCACCACCACCTTCCAAGGCCACTTTTGATCGGATTCGGGAGTATAAGCCTTTCAGAACACGGTATTACACTCATCGTGATATACTGG AGATTGGAGCAAGCATTGAACAAGAACAACACAAAAAGAAGGAGGCAGAAATACAGGAGTGcattgaaaaaatgaaagctgagctTTGGTCTCAG GCTGAAACACACAAGAAAGATGCAGTGGATAAAGCTCTCAAAGAGGCAGCCGCTAACCACAGTGCATTTGTACAAGACCTTAAACAAAAACTTGGAAAGGAATTAAGG GAAGAGGTGaggaaggcaaaggcagagatGCAGCAGTACATGGAGGGTGAGCAGAAGAGAGAGGCTGAAGCTGCAGAACAGCGAATGGCTCACAGACTTCATTGCGCCCTCATGGAGTGTGCCCGGGAGAAGATGCAAGCGGTGGCTGAAGCCAGGAAACAGGAGAGGGAGGCAGCCCTGAAGGAAGCAGCCAGACAGCACAG aaagcaCTTAGAGCAACTCAGAGAAGAAAGTATGTTAGCTGAGGAACGATATCATAAGAGTATAGAGcaattaaacaaagaaaaatgtcatgagATTAATATTGCCCTGAGTATCACACGAAAAGAGAATCAGATTGAGACTGAAAAACAGCTCAAAGAAGCAGAGACCCTACATCTTGATGAGCTGCAAAAAGTGATGGTTacactgaaagcagcagaagaacAGGTAAAGACTCTCACgcaaaaactggaaaagatgaCAGATTGGAAGGAGAGCCTGGAAACCGAAATACAAGCAACAAGGCAAGCTTTTCAAAAGTATATTGATGCCACATTTCCTCATCTGTCACCTGGACAAGCAGATTTTATTCTGccattcagaaaagcatttgagCAGAAGGACACcccagaagaagcagaggacaGTAACAAGGAATATAAGAGAACTAATATTAGAACTGTGAGATTCACAGCCATGGGTAAACAGCACTACAAATAG
- the SMIM8 gene encoding small integral membrane protein 8 — protein MKMSSTKPPNENETPKERKPGLRSVQTTMLFRAVNPELFIKPNKPVMAFGLIAITLCVAYLGYLHATVENKKDLYEAIDSEGSRYMRRKTSKWD, from the exons atgaaaatgtcttCTACCAAACctccaaatgaaaatgaaacacccaaagagagaaaaccagGACTGAGGAGTGTTCAAACAACTATGCTCTTCCGAGCTGTGAACCCAGAGCTTTTCATTAAACCT aacAAACCTGTGATGGCATTTGGACTCATAGCAATTACCCTCTGTGTGGCCTACCTTGGTTATTTGCATGCAACAGTAGAGAATAAAAAGGACCTGTATGAAGCAATCGACAGTGAGGGGTCCAGGTATATGAGGAGGAAAACTTCCAAGTGGGACTGA